In a genomic window of Musa acuminata AAA Group cultivar baxijiao unplaced genomic scaffold, Cavendish_Baxijiao_AAA HiC_scaffold_1104, whole genome shotgun sequence:
- the LOC103986729 gene encoding mediator of RNA polymerase II transcription subunit 14 isoform X2 codes for MAAELGQQTVEFSALVRRAAEDSYLALKEMVERSRAPEDQRSDSEKKIDLLKFIAKTRQRMLRLHVLAKWCQQVPLIQYCQQLAATLSSHDTCFTQTADSLFYMHEGLQHARAPIFDVPSAIEILLSGGYKRLPKCIEDLVIQSTLSEDEQKPTLKKLDTILRSKLLEVVLPKEISEKDENSSIEDYFGDEVLKVRACGMSFITLGINIRNGRFLLQSSKNILLPSTLVDCEEALNQGSFSATEVFTSLRSKSILNIFASTGRFLGLEVYDQSLTSLKIPNSILQVSDLLVMGFPQCANCYYLLMQVDKNFKLVFNLLESQSDQDGKSSSFGDANQIIRFSRIDIGQMKIVDDELNVSLFDWEKLHSLPNIGTFNQVGEHNIGVDAALQRPGFSQSAFSSVVDEVFEFGKGPFPTTNHLASSYRMPPFSHLGTPSSGYQGLNAGVSSSNFEGELQQSQVHKVKKVSSSLTSSSLFDEANNLKGLIQNSATGSLSSSSPVRISPIHKLSTLRSDQDISSLKPPYSADVGQRPPVDEPPKEFNMIEGSGLGQLLPPLRTSCSPVSAPSMTPNIIESSSLNVPRSNSSPLAKPCQTPEIGAPTLDDNVAHKHVRKGRKQSLLDFVKLLPSFQGSEASFPQHKRRKILKLADSSSAASPSLPSIVSCRTGGCTYGDLLAEANHGITPSNLYVSVLLHVVRHCSLCIKHARLTSQMDSQDISYVEEIGLQIPSSNLWLKLPFARDDSWQRICLRLGKPGTMCWDVKINDPYFRELWELHKGSTTTLWGSGVRIANTSEIDSHICFDPEGVVLSYKSVEDDSIQRLVSDLRRLSNARLFAHGMRKLIGLGTDDSSDHITNLDLKVQTKGTGDLVDKLSEQMRKAFKIEAVGLMSLWFSYGSMPVIVHFVVEWEADKDCCTMHVSLDQLWPHTKFLEDFINGGEVASFLDCIRLTAGPLLALCGAIRPARIPVPVSAGHSLVQKQNNFMSSHGLMANPSATAIQVSSSAAATTTLMTQLGSNSLQAAAVLSATGRGGPGLVPSSLLPFDVSVVLRGPYWIRIIYRKKFAVDMRCFAGDQVWLQPATPPKRGPAAGGSLPCPQFRPFIMEHVAQGLNALEPNFSGASHAGVQLGSSNANVNSVSQPLAPNTNRVNSATGTGTSRSNSVLGNPVGGTIGRAGSAMLASSGLASGISGLPLRISPGTCFPVHVKGELNTAFIGLGDDGGYGGGWVPLAALKKVLRGILKYLGVLWLFAQLPDLIKEILGILRDNEGGLLNLDQEQPALRFFVGSYVFAVSVHRVQLLLQVLSLRRFHHQQQQQQQQNQSATQEELAPGEINEICDYFSRRVASEPYDASRVASFITLLTLPISVLREFLKLISWKKGLSLAHGGDIATAQRSRIELCLENHSGSVLENSETTSCSKSNIHHDRVHNLVDFALTFVLDPAHIPHMNVAGGAAWLPYCVSVRLRYSFGENAHVSFLAMEGSHGGRACWSRHEDWEKCKQRMTRAAEYANGNSAGDASQGRLRLVADALQRTLQVALQQLRDCSLSSSSIGT; via the exons ATGGCGGCGGAACTGGGGCAGCAGACGGTGGAGTTCTCCGCCCTTGTGCGACGAGCCGCGGAGGATTCCTACCTCGCCCTCAAAGAGATGGTGGAGCGGTCCCGGGCGCCGGAGGACCAGCGATCCGACTCCGAGAAGAAGATAGACCTCCTCAAGTTCATCGCCAAGACTCGGCAGCGGATGCTCCGCCTCCATGTGCTCGCCAAGTGGTGCCAACAG GTACCATTGATTCAGTATTGCCAACAACTTGCAGCAACACTTTCCAGCCATGATACTTGTTTTACCCAAACAGCAGATTCATTATTTTACATGCATGAAGGACTGCAGCATGCACGTGCTCCTATATTTGATGTTCCATCTGCTATTGAAATACTCCTCTCAGGAGGATATAAACGGCTGCCAAAATGTATAGAAGATTTGGTTATTCAGAGTACACTATCTGAGGATGAACAAAAGCCCACTTTAAAGAAGTTGGATACAATCCTCCGATCCAAACTTTTGGAGGTTGTACTTCCTAAAGAAATTAGTGAG AAGGATGAAAACTCTAGTATTGAGGATTATTTTGGGGATGAAGTACTAAAAGTGCGAGCTTGTGGGATGTCATTTATTACACTTGGAATAAATATCCG GAATGGACGATTCCTCCTTCAATCTTCCAAGAATATCCTTTTACCATCTACCCTAGTTGATTGTGAAGAGGCTTTAAACCAAGGAAGCTTTAGTGCGACGGAGGTATTTACAAGCTTAAGAAGCAAGAGTATTCTCAATATATTTGCATCAACTGGGAGATTTTTAGGCCTGGAG GTTTATGATCAGTCTTTGACTAGTCTGAAGATCCCCAATTCCATATTGCAAGTCTCTGATTTACTTGTAATGGGTTTTCCTCAGTGTGCAAATTGTTATTATTTACTGATGCAGGTCGACAAGAATTTTAAACTGGTGTTCAATTTGCTAGAATCACAATCTGACCAAGATGGaaaatctagttcatttggtgatGCCAATCAAATCATACGTTTTAGTAGAATTGATATTGGTCAGATGAAAATAGTTGATGATGAATTGAATGTGAGCCTCTTTGATTGGGAGAAGCTACATTCTTTACCAAACATCGGCACTTTTAACCAGGTTGGAGAACATAATATTGGAGTAGATGCTGCTCTCCAGCGTCCTGGATTTTCACAATCAGCCTTCTCATCTGTTGTTGATGAAGTGTTTGAGTTTGGAAAAGGTCCTTTTCCCACGACAAACCATCTTGCCTCATCTTATAGGATGCCTCCTTTTTCTCATTTAGGTACTCCTTCTAGTGGTTATCAAGGATTAAATGCTGGAGTGAGCTCATCTAATTTTGAAGGGGAGTTACAACAATCTCAAGTTCATAAAGTTAAAAAGGTTTCTTCTAGTCTTACAAGTTCATCTCTGTTTGATGAAGCAAACAACTTAAAAGGCTTAATTCAGAATAGTGCTACTGGTTCCCTTTCCTCTTCAAGCCCAGTGAGGATATCACCAATTCATAAATTGTCAACCTTGAGGTCTGATCAAGACATTAGCTCTCTTAAGCCTCCATATTCGGCTGACGTTGGTCAACGCCCTCCTGTGGATGAACCTCCGAAAGAGTTTAATATGATTGAAGGGAGTGGGCTAGGTCAACTATTGCCTCCACTTCGGACATCTTGTTCACCAGTTTCTGCCCCTAGCATGACACCAAATATCATAGAAAGCTCATCATTGAATGTTCCTAGATCTAACTCATCGCCTTTGGCTAAACCAT GCCAAACACCAGAAATTGGAGCTCCCACCTTAGATGATAATGTTGCTCATAAGCATGTAAGAAAAGGAAGGAAGCAGTCTCTATTGGATTTTGTTAAATTGCTTCCTTCATTTCAAGGATCAGAAGCAAGTTTTCCACAGCATAAAAGgcgaaaaatattaaaattagctGACTCTAGTTCTGCAGCTTCTCCATCCCTTCCTTCAATAGTGTCATGCAGAACTGGTGGATGTACATATGGGGATCTTCTTGCTGAAGCAAATCATGGCATTACACCTTCAAATTTGTATGTTTCTGTCCTACTACATGTTGTCAGGCATTGTTCACTCTGTATTAAGCATGCTCGGCTAACCAGCCAAATGGATTCACAAGACATTTCTTATGTTGAAGAAATTGGTCTGCAAATTCCATCCTCAAACTTGTGGTTGAAGTTGCCATTTGCCAGGGATGATTCTTGGCAGCGTATTTGCTTGCGCCTTGGTAAACCTGGAACCATGTGCTGGGATGTAAAAATCAATGACCCTTATTTCAGGGAATTATGGGAACTTCATAAAGGAAGTACCACTACATTGTGGGGCTCTGGTGTACGTATTGCCAATACATCCGAGATTGATTCACACATCTGTTTTGACCCAGAAGGTGTTGTCTTGAGTTATAAGAGTGTTGAAGATGATAGTATTCAGAGGCTTGTATCAGATTTACGTAGGCTTTCAAATGCACGATTATTTGCTCATGGGATGCGAAAACTAATTGGTTTGGGCACTGATGATAGTAGTGATCATATAACAAACTTGGACTTGAAGGTACAAACTAAAGGTACTGGTGACTTGGTAGATAAGTTATCCGAACAGATGAGAAAAGCCTTTAAAATTGAAGCAGTTGGTTTGATGAGTTTGTGGTTTAGCTATGGCTCAATGCCCGTGATAGTTCATTTTGTTGTTGAATGGGAAGCTGATAAGGATTGTTGTACGATGCATGTTTCCCTTGATCAACTTTGGCCACATACAAAG TTTTTGGAAGATTTCATTAATGGAGGTGAAGTTGCATCTTTCTTGGACTGTATCCGTCTTACTGCTGGTCCTTTACTTGCTCTTTGTGGCGCAATACGTCCTGCACGTATACCTGTTCCTGTTTCTGCTGGTCATTCTCTTGTACAAAAGCAGAACAATTTCATGTCATCTCACGGATTAATGGCAAATCCTTCTGCAACTGCAATCCAAGTTTCATCTAGTGCTGCTGCAACTACTACACTTATGACCCAGCTTGGCAGTAACAGTCTTCAAGCCGCCGCAGTTTTATCAGCCACTGGAAGAGGTGGGCCAGGACTTGTTCCTAGCTCTTTATTACCTTTTGATGTCTCAGTCGTCCTGAGAGGTCCATACTGGATACGCATAATATATCGTAAGAAGTTTGCCGTGGATATGCGCTGCTTTGCTGGTGATCAAGTTTGGCTACAGCCTGCAACACCTCCTAAACGAGGACCTGCAGCTGGTGGATCGTTGCCATGTCCACAATTTCGGCCATTTATTATGGAGCATGTTGCTCAGGGCTTGAATGCTTTAGAGCCTAATTTTTCTGGTGCATCACATGCTGGTGTGCAGCTTGGTTCAAGCAATGCCAATGTGAATTCAGTCTCTCAACCGCTAGCACCTAATACCAACCGTGTGAATTCTGCAACTGGTACTGGAACATCAAGATCAAATTCTGTTCTTGGAAATCCGGTGGGTGGTACCATAGGTCGAGCTGGCAGTGCCATGCTAGCCTCTTCAGGGCTGGCTTCTGGGATCTCTGGGTTACCATTACGTATATCTCCAGGTACTTGTTTTCCAGTTCATGTGAAAGGAGAGCTTAACACAGCTTTTATTGGGCTTGGAGATGATGGAGGATATGGTGGTGGTTGGGTTCCCCTTGCAGCCCTCAAGAAGGTGTTGCGTGGCATTCTCAAATATCTTGGTGTATTGTGGTTGTTTGCACAGTTGCCTGATCTTATAAAAGAAATTCTAGGAATTTTAAGGGATAATGAAGGGGGACTTCTGAATTTGGATCAGGAGCAACCTGCCTTGCGCTTTTTTGTCGG AAGCTACGTGTTTGCTGTGAGCGTTCACAGAGTTCAACTTCTTCTGCAAGTTTTGAGTCTCAGACGGTTTCACCAtcagcaacaacagcagcagcagcaaaaccAAAGTGCCACTCAGGAAGAACTAGCCCCTGGAGAAATTAATGAGATATGTGACTACTTCAGCAGGCGTGTCGCATCTGAGCCCTATGATGCTTCTAGGGTTGCATCCTTTATTACACTTCTTACCCTACCCATTTCAGTCCTTCGAGAGTTTCTGAAGCTGATCTCTTGGAAGAAAGGATTGTCACTGGCACATGGTGGAGACATAGCAACTGCTCAAAGGTCCCGTATTGAATTATGCTTAGAGAATCACTCGGGCTCTGTTTTAGAGAACTCAGAGACCACGTCTTGTTCAAAAAGTAATATACATCATGATCGAGTCCATAATCTAGTAGATTTTGCTCTTACCTTTGTCCTTGACCCTGCCCATATCCCTCACATGAATGTTGCTGGTGGAGCTGCTTGGCTACCATACTGTGTGTCTGTAAGACTAAGATATTCATTTGGTGAGAATGCCCATGTTTCTTTTCTTGCAATGGAAGGAAGCCATGGAGGAAGAGCATGCTGGTCGCGACATGAAGACTGGGAGAAATGCAAGCAGAGGATGACCAGAGCAGCAGAATATGCCAATGGGAACTCGGCAGGTGATGCCAGTCAGGGGCGGTTGCGGTTGGTTGCTGATGCACTGCAGAGGACATTGCAAGTAGCACTACAGCAGCTGAGAGATTGCTCTCTTTCCTCAAGTTCCATTGGAACTTAA
- the LOC103986729 gene encoding mediator of RNA polymerase II transcription subunit 14 isoform X1: MAAELGQQTVEFSALVRRAAEDSYLALKEMVERSRAPEDQRSDSEKKIDLLKFIAKTRQRMLRLHVLAKWCQQVPLIQYCQQLAATLSSHDTCFTQTADSLFYMHEGLQHARAPIFDVPSAIEILLSGGYKRLPKCIEDLVIQSTLSEDEQKPTLKKLDTILRSKLLEVVLPKEISEVTISDGIAVLRVDGEFKVFLTLGYRGHLSLWRVLHIELLVGEKSGTIKLEETRRYALGDDLERRMAATENPFLILYTVLHELCVALVMDTVLRQVQVLRQCRWKDAIRFELISDGTAAQGANTSALQLAQDGELDSTGLKTPGLKIIYWLDADKNAGGSDFSSRPFLKLEPGQDTQIKCLHNSFVLDPLTGKEAIFSLDQSCIDVEKLLLKAIACNIHTRLLEIQRELSKSVNICRGTGDVVLKNDGSMVADLRKKDENSSIEDYFGDEVLKVRACGMSFITLGINIRNGRFLLQSSKNILLPSTLVDCEEALNQGSFSATEVFTSLRSKSILNIFASTGRFLGLEVYDQSLTSLKIPNSILQVSDLLVMGFPQCANCYYLLMQVDKNFKLVFNLLESQSDQDGKSSSFGDANQIIRFSRIDIGQMKIVDDELNVSLFDWEKLHSLPNIGTFNQVGEHNIGVDAALQRPGFSQSAFSSVVDEVFEFGKGPFPTTNHLASSYRMPPFSHLGTPSSGYQGLNAGVSSSNFEGELQQSQVHKVKKVSSSLTSSSLFDEANNLKGLIQNSATGSLSSSSPVRISPIHKLSTLRSDQDISSLKPPYSADVGQRPPVDEPPKEFNMIEGSGLGQLLPPLRTSCSPVSAPSMTPNIIESSSLNVPRSNSSPLAKPCQTPEIGAPTLDDNVAHKHVRKGRKQSLLDFVKLLPSFQGSEASFPQHKRRKILKLADSSSAASPSLPSIVSCRTGGCTYGDLLAEANHGITPSNLYVSVLLHVVRHCSLCIKHARLTSQMDSQDISYVEEIGLQIPSSNLWLKLPFARDDSWQRICLRLGKPGTMCWDVKINDPYFRELWELHKGSTTTLWGSGVRIANTSEIDSHICFDPEGVVLSYKSVEDDSIQRLVSDLRRLSNARLFAHGMRKLIGLGTDDSSDHITNLDLKVQTKGTGDLVDKLSEQMRKAFKIEAVGLMSLWFSYGSMPVIVHFVVEWEADKDCCTMHVSLDQLWPHTKFLEDFINGGEVASFLDCIRLTAGPLLALCGAIRPARIPVPVSAGHSLVQKQNNFMSSHGLMANPSATAIQVSSSAAATTTLMTQLGSNSLQAAAVLSATGRGGPGLVPSSLLPFDVSVVLRGPYWIRIIYRKKFAVDMRCFAGDQVWLQPATPPKRGPAAGGSLPCPQFRPFIMEHVAQGLNALEPNFSGASHAGVQLGSSNANVNSVSQPLAPNTNRVNSATGTGTSRSNSVLGNPVGGTIGRAGSAMLASSGLASGISGLPLRISPGTCFPVHVKGELNTAFIGLGDDGGYGGGWVPLAALKKVLRGILKYLGVLWLFAQLPDLIKEILGILRDNEGGLLNLDQEQPALRFFVGSYVFAVSVHRVQLLLQVLSLRRFHHQQQQQQQQNQSATQEELAPGEINEICDYFSRRVASEPYDASRVASFITLLTLPISVLREFLKLISWKKGLSLAHGGDIATAQRSRIELCLENHSGSVLENSETTSCSKSNIHHDRVHNLVDFALTFVLDPAHIPHMNVAGGAAWLPYCVSVRLRYSFGENAHVSFLAMEGSHGGRACWSRHEDWEKCKQRMTRAAEYANGNSAGDASQGRLRLVADALQRTLQVALQQLRDCSLSSSSIGT, encoded by the exons ATGGCGGCGGAACTGGGGCAGCAGACGGTGGAGTTCTCCGCCCTTGTGCGACGAGCCGCGGAGGATTCCTACCTCGCCCTCAAAGAGATGGTGGAGCGGTCCCGGGCGCCGGAGGACCAGCGATCCGACTCCGAGAAGAAGATAGACCTCCTCAAGTTCATCGCCAAGACTCGGCAGCGGATGCTCCGCCTCCATGTGCTCGCCAAGTGGTGCCAACAG GTACCATTGATTCAGTATTGCCAACAACTTGCAGCAACACTTTCCAGCCATGATACTTGTTTTACCCAAACAGCAGATTCATTATTTTACATGCATGAAGGACTGCAGCATGCACGTGCTCCTATATTTGATGTTCCATCTGCTATTGAAATACTCCTCTCAGGAGGATATAAACGGCTGCCAAAATGTATAGAAGATTTGGTTATTCAGAGTACACTATCTGAGGATGAACAAAAGCCCACTTTAAAGAAGTTGGATACAATCCTCCGATCCAAACTTTTGGAGGTTGTACTTCCTAAAGAAATTAGTGAGGTAACTATTTCTGATGGTATTGCTGTTCTTCGTGTGGATGGGGAGTTTAAGGTTTTCCTTACCTTGGGTTACCGTGGTCATCTGTCATTGTGGAGGGTACTTCACATAGAGTTGCTTGTTGGGGAGAAGAGTGGAACTATTAAACTTGAAGAGACACGAAGATATGCCCTTGGGGATGATCTCGAGCGCCGAATGGCTGCAACAGAAAatccttttttaattttatacacAGTTCTCCATGAACTGTGTGTTGCCCTTGTTATGGACACTGTACTAAGGCAAGTTCAGGTACTACGTCAATGTAGGTGGAAGGATGCAATACGCTTTGAGCTTATCTCTGATGGCACTGCAGCACAAGGAGCAAATACTAGTGCTTTGCAACTGGCCCAAGACGGTGAACTCGATTCAACTGGCCTAAAAACTCCTGGTTTGAAAATCATTTATTGGTTAGATGCTGACAAAAATGCCGGGGGATCTGATTTTAGTTCACGTCCATTTCTCAAACTTGAACCAGGGCAAGATACACAGATTAAGTGTCTACATAATTCCTTTGTATTAGACCCACTTACTGGCAAGGAAGCTATTTTTTCACTCGATCAAAGTTGCATTGATGTTGAGAAACTCCTGCTAAAAGCTATTGCATGCAATATACACACCCGTCTGCTTGAAATCCAGAGGGAGTTGAGTAAAAGTGTTAACATTTGTCGAGGTACAGGTGATGTTGTACTGAAGAATGATGGAAGTATGGTAGCAGATCTAAGAAAG AAGGATGAAAACTCTAGTATTGAGGATTATTTTGGGGATGAAGTACTAAAAGTGCGAGCTTGTGGGATGTCATTTATTACACTTGGAATAAATATCCG GAATGGACGATTCCTCCTTCAATCTTCCAAGAATATCCTTTTACCATCTACCCTAGTTGATTGTGAAGAGGCTTTAAACCAAGGAAGCTTTAGTGCGACGGAGGTATTTACAAGCTTAAGAAGCAAGAGTATTCTCAATATATTTGCATCAACTGGGAGATTTTTAGGCCTGGAG GTTTATGATCAGTCTTTGACTAGTCTGAAGATCCCCAATTCCATATTGCAAGTCTCTGATTTACTTGTAATGGGTTTTCCTCAGTGTGCAAATTGTTATTATTTACTGATGCAGGTCGACAAGAATTTTAAACTGGTGTTCAATTTGCTAGAATCACAATCTGACCAAGATGGaaaatctagttcatttggtgatGCCAATCAAATCATACGTTTTAGTAGAATTGATATTGGTCAGATGAAAATAGTTGATGATGAATTGAATGTGAGCCTCTTTGATTGGGAGAAGCTACATTCTTTACCAAACATCGGCACTTTTAACCAGGTTGGAGAACATAATATTGGAGTAGATGCTGCTCTCCAGCGTCCTGGATTTTCACAATCAGCCTTCTCATCTGTTGTTGATGAAGTGTTTGAGTTTGGAAAAGGTCCTTTTCCCACGACAAACCATCTTGCCTCATCTTATAGGATGCCTCCTTTTTCTCATTTAGGTACTCCTTCTAGTGGTTATCAAGGATTAAATGCTGGAGTGAGCTCATCTAATTTTGAAGGGGAGTTACAACAATCTCAAGTTCATAAAGTTAAAAAGGTTTCTTCTAGTCTTACAAGTTCATCTCTGTTTGATGAAGCAAACAACTTAAAAGGCTTAATTCAGAATAGTGCTACTGGTTCCCTTTCCTCTTCAAGCCCAGTGAGGATATCACCAATTCATAAATTGTCAACCTTGAGGTCTGATCAAGACATTAGCTCTCTTAAGCCTCCATATTCGGCTGACGTTGGTCAACGCCCTCCTGTGGATGAACCTCCGAAAGAGTTTAATATGATTGAAGGGAGTGGGCTAGGTCAACTATTGCCTCCACTTCGGACATCTTGTTCACCAGTTTCTGCCCCTAGCATGACACCAAATATCATAGAAAGCTCATCATTGAATGTTCCTAGATCTAACTCATCGCCTTTGGCTAAACCAT GCCAAACACCAGAAATTGGAGCTCCCACCTTAGATGATAATGTTGCTCATAAGCATGTAAGAAAAGGAAGGAAGCAGTCTCTATTGGATTTTGTTAAATTGCTTCCTTCATTTCAAGGATCAGAAGCAAGTTTTCCACAGCATAAAAGgcgaaaaatattaaaattagctGACTCTAGTTCTGCAGCTTCTCCATCCCTTCCTTCAATAGTGTCATGCAGAACTGGTGGATGTACATATGGGGATCTTCTTGCTGAAGCAAATCATGGCATTACACCTTCAAATTTGTATGTTTCTGTCCTACTACATGTTGTCAGGCATTGTTCACTCTGTATTAAGCATGCTCGGCTAACCAGCCAAATGGATTCACAAGACATTTCTTATGTTGAAGAAATTGGTCTGCAAATTCCATCCTCAAACTTGTGGTTGAAGTTGCCATTTGCCAGGGATGATTCTTGGCAGCGTATTTGCTTGCGCCTTGGTAAACCTGGAACCATGTGCTGGGATGTAAAAATCAATGACCCTTATTTCAGGGAATTATGGGAACTTCATAAAGGAAGTACCACTACATTGTGGGGCTCTGGTGTACGTATTGCCAATACATCCGAGATTGATTCACACATCTGTTTTGACCCAGAAGGTGTTGTCTTGAGTTATAAGAGTGTTGAAGATGATAGTATTCAGAGGCTTGTATCAGATTTACGTAGGCTTTCAAATGCACGATTATTTGCTCATGGGATGCGAAAACTAATTGGTTTGGGCACTGATGATAGTAGTGATCATATAACAAACTTGGACTTGAAGGTACAAACTAAAGGTACTGGTGACTTGGTAGATAAGTTATCCGAACAGATGAGAAAAGCCTTTAAAATTGAAGCAGTTGGTTTGATGAGTTTGTGGTTTAGCTATGGCTCAATGCCCGTGATAGTTCATTTTGTTGTTGAATGGGAAGCTGATAAGGATTGTTGTACGATGCATGTTTCCCTTGATCAACTTTGGCCACATACAAAG TTTTTGGAAGATTTCATTAATGGAGGTGAAGTTGCATCTTTCTTGGACTGTATCCGTCTTACTGCTGGTCCTTTACTTGCTCTTTGTGGCGCAATACGTCCTGCACGTATACCTGTTCCTGTTTCTGCTGGTCATTCTCTTGTACAAAAGCAGAACAATTTCATGTCATCTCACGGATTAATGGCAAATCCTTCTGCAACTGCAATCCAAGTTTCATCTAGTGCTGCTGCAACTACTACACTTATGACCCAGCTTGGCAGTAACAGTCTTCAAGCCGCCGCAGTTTTATCAGCCACTGGAAGAGGTGGGCCAGGACTTGTTCCTAGCTCTTTATTACCTTTTGATGTCTCAGTCGTCCTGAGAGGTCCATACTGGATACGCATAATATATCGTAAGAAGTTTGCCGTGGATATGCGCTGCTTTGCTGGTGATCAAGTTTGGCTACAGCCTGCAACACCTCCTAAACGAGGACCTGCAGCTGGTGGATCGTTGCCATGTCCACAATTTCGGCCATTTATTATGGAGCATGTTGCTCAGGGCTTGAATGCTTTAGAGCCTAATTTTTCTGGTGCATCACATGCTGGTGTGCAGCTTGGTTCAAGCAATGCCAATGTGAATTCAGTCTCTCAACCGCTAGCACCTAATACCAACCGTGTGAATTCTGCAACTGGTACTGGAACATCAAGATCAAATTCTGTTCTTGGAAATCCGGTGGGTGGTACCATAGGTCGAGCTGGCAGTGCCATGCTAGCCTCTTCAGGGCTGGCTTCTGGGATCTCTGGGTTACCATTACGTATATCTCCAGGTACTTGTTTTCCAGTTCATGTGAAAGGAGAGCTTAACACAGCTTTTATTGGGCTTGGAGATGATGGAGGATATGGTGGTGGTTGGGTTCCCCTTGCAGCCCTCAAGAAGGTGTTGCGTGGCATTCTCAAATATCTTGGTGTATTGTGGTTGTTTGCACAGTTGCCTGATCTTATAAAAGAAATTCTAGGAATTTTAAGGGATAATGAAGGGGGACTTCTGAATTTGGATCAGGAGCAACCTGCCTTGCGCTTTTTTGTCGG AAGCTACGTGTTTGCTGTGAGCGTTCACAGAGTTCAACTTCTTCTGCAAGTTTTGAGTCTCAGACGGTTTCACCAtcagcaacaacagcagcagcagcaaaaccAAAGTGCCACTCAGGAAGAACTAGCCCCTGGAGAAATTAATGAGATATGTGACTACTTCAGCAGGCGTGTCGCATCTGAGCCCTATGATGCTTCTAGGGTTGCATCCTTTATTACACTTCTTACCCTACCCATTTCAGTCCTTCGAGAGTTTCTGAAGCTGATCTCTTGGAAGAAAGGATTGTCACTGGCACATGGTGGAGACATAGCAACTGCTCAAAGGTCCCGTATTGAATTATGCTTAGAGAATCACTCGGGCTCTGTTTTAGAGAACTCAGAGACCACGTCTTGTTCAAAAAGTAATATACATCATGATCGAGTCCATAATCTAGTAGATTTTGCTCTTACCTTTGTCCTTGACCCTGCCCATATCCCTCACATGAATGTTGCTGGTGGAGCTGCTTGGCTACCATACTGTGTGTCTGTAAGACTAAGATATTCATTTGGTGAGAATGCCCATGTTTCTTTTCTTGCAATGGAAGGAAGCCATGGAGGAAGAGCATGCTGGTCGCGACATGAAGACTGGGAGAAATGCAAGCAGAGGATGACCAGAGCAGCAGAATATGCCAATGGGAACTCGGCAGGTGATGCCAGTCAGGGGCGGTTGCGGTTGGTTGCTGATGCACTGCAGAGGACATTGCAAGTAGCACTACAGCAGCTGAGAGATTGCTCTCTTTCCTCAAGTTCCATTGGAACTTAA